In Primulina eburnea isolate SZY01 chromosome 3, ASM2296580v1, whole genome shotgun sequence, one DNA window encodes the following:
- the LOC140827665 gene encoding uncharacterized protein yields the protein MALMSELSQWCSIRTPVNELHFSANLLFRSQEACDKANDLLRQRQTDLDSVDSKLQRYKRKKESGKKQKKYAKGVKDFEARRRAAEVEVDRALQVAQRMGRKLERARRRRGRRQALIEARIRDFLPTGYVKVMEVADITSIEMMRDQRKQLYFTMGRSVTDSQRVSIIKAAKKIELHDLSSNTLGFLDGANFRILSVEESEKMGYRRLV from the exons ATGGCGTTAATG AGTGAGCTTAGCCAGTGGTGCAGCATCCGAACTCCCGTGAATGAGCTGCATTTCAGTGCAAATCTGTTGTTCAGGTCGCAGGAAGCTTGTGATAAAGCAAATGACCTCCTGCGACAAAGACAAACAGACCTCGACTCAGTTGACAGTAAATTGCAGCGATACAAAAGGAAGAAAGAATCTGGGAAAAAGCAGAAAAAATATGCCAAAGGCGTCAAAGACTTTGAGGCTCGACGCAGGGCAGCAGAAGTTGAAGTCGACAGGGCTTTGCAAGTAGCTCAGAGAATGGGAAGAAAACTGGAACGAGCACGTCGGAGGAGGGGCCGCCGACAAGCTCTAATAGAGGCTAGAATAAGAGACTTTCTCCCGACCGGCTACGTGAAAGTTATGGAGGTGGCTGATATCACGTCAATTGAGATGATGCGAGATCAAAGAAAACAGCTATACTTCACCATGGGTAGAAGTGTGACAGATTCTCAAAGGGTCTCGATCATCAAAGCTGCTAAGAAGATTGAATTACACGATCTTAGTTCTAACACACTTGGCTTCTTGGATGGAGCAAATTTCCGGATTCTTTCTGTGGAAGAATCCGAGAAAATGGGTTATAGGAGGCTAGTGTAG